One genomic window of Fusarium fujikuroi IMI 58289 draft genome, chromosome FFUJ_chr01 includes the following:
- a CDS encoding related to steroid 5 alpha-reductase yields the protein MAIIEGWLPPTRENYDLMLKVWQISYPIIGSMQWLTSWYGMGKTSVTSRLNLPGRIGWLTMEAPGFLTLLYLMKVLPEQYGIDDLPWQNKVLAGLFVIHYSYRAVMFPYLQPSMSPVHIAVWLLAFSFQICNATCIGSWLAAYGPTTEAAWSSQSSILQFSSGILIFYLGLSGNFFHDEELRDIRRREAQRQERAKLDGHAGNKGGVEKHYQIPQAGLFRYMLYPHYLCEWVEWAGFWMAAGWGCAPARAFVVNEMFAMFPRAVRGRRWYLERFGEDKVGRRWAVIPGVW from the exons ATGGCTATTATCGAAGGGTGGTTACCACCCACTCGGGAGAACTACGACCTGATGCTCAAAGTCTGGCAGATATCTTACCCAATT ATTGGCTCGATGCAATGGCTTACCAGTTGGTATGGCATGGGCAAAACCTCAGTCACAAGCCGTCTTAACCTCCCCGGCCGTATTGGCTGGTTGACCATGGAGGCCCCTGGTTTTCTGACGCTGCTGTACCTGATGAAAGTTCTTCCTGAACAATATGGAATCGACGATCTTCCGTGGCAGAACAAAGTGCTTGCGGGTCTGTTT GTGATTCACTATTCCTACCGCGCTGTCATGTTCCCCTATCTTCAGCCTTCCATGTCACCGGTACACATCGCCGTGTGGCTGCTTGCCTTCAGTTTTCAGATTTGCAACGCAACATGTATTGGATCATGGCTCGCAGCCTATGGACCTACCACTGAAGCAGCATGGTCGTCACAATCGTCCATCTTGCAATTCTCATCAGGTATTCTAATCTTCTATCTCGGTCTATCTGGCAACTTCTTCCACGACGAGGAACTACGAGACATCCGCCGGCGCGAGGCCCAGCGGCAAGAGCGCGCGAAGCTGGACGGCCACGCGGGCAACAAGGGCGGCGTGGAGAAGCACTACCAGATTCCGCAGGCGGGACTGTTCCGGTACATGCTGTACCCTCACTACCTGTGCGAGTGGGTAGAATGGGCTGGGTTCTGGATGGCGGCGGGCTGGGGATGCGCGCCTGCGAGGGCGTTTGTGGTGAACGAGATGTTTGCCATGTTTCCGAGGGCTGTCAGGGGACGGAGATGGTACTTGGAGAGATTTGGAGAGGACAAGGTTGGGAGGAGGTGGGCTGTTATCCCGGGGGTTTGGTGA
- a CDS encoding related to nicotinamide mononucleotide permease, giving the protein MAVSDRDQEKGFDERSEMKGGVINDYHDAAGHGHTATDAYGNSLVQFDPAAERRLRWKLDLYTVPTVAVLYLFCFIDRANIGNARIAGLTEDLKLVGYDYNKILSVFYISYIIFEIPATVCCKWMGPGWFLPATSLAFGIVSVATAFVHSQAAICGVRFLLGIFEAGMLPGIAYYLSRWYKRSELTFRLSLYMVMAPLAGAFGGLLASAILKLPHFGSLHHWRMIFAIEGIITIGLSLIAFVTLTDRPETARWLTQEEKDLCIARVKSERLAQTEVIDGIDRVKLWRGISNPVTLQIAFIFLFNNITVQGLAFFLPTIVGAIYPEYSTVQKQLHSVPPYAVGAVFAVAFPALSWYLDRRQIFIILSAPTVIIGYAMFLASETPSVRYGACFLIASTCMVLGTMTNAHISANVVSDTARSSAIGMNVMFGNIGGLIATWSYLVKDAPNFPIGNGLNCATGSMIFILSISGYFWMKWDNNRRDKKNVEQELAGLSPEEIANLDWKHPGHRWRF; this is encoded by the exons ATGGCTGTATCTGATAGGGACCAGGAGAAGGGGTTTGATGAGCGCTCTGAGATGAAGGGAGGTGTCATTAACGATTATCATGATGCTGCTGGTCACGGTCACACTGCTACCGACGC CTACGGTAACTCTCTTGTCCAGTTCGACCCAGCTGCTGAGCGACGACTACGATGGAAACTCGACTTGTACACCGTCCCAACCGTCGCAGTTTTGTATCTCTTCTGCTTTATCGATCGCGCCAACATCG GTAATGCCCGTATCGCTGGATTGACAGAGGATCTCAAGCTCGTAGGCTACGACTACAACAAGATCCTCTCCGTCTTCTACATCTCATACATCATCTTCGAGATCCCCGCTACCGTCTGCTGTAAATGGATGGGTCCCGGCTGGTTCCTCCCTGCGACCTCTCTCGCCTTCGGCATCGTCAGTGTCGCTACCGCCTTCGTCCACAGCCAGGCCGCCATCTGCGGTGTTCGTTTCCTCCTCGGTATCTTCGAGGCTGGTATGCTTCCCGGAATCGCATACTATCTCTCCCGTTGGTATAAGCGCTCTGAGTTGACTTTCCGTCTCTCTCTCTACATGGTCATGGCTCCTCTTGCTGGTGCTTTCGGTGGTCTCTTGGCCAGTGCTATCCTCAAGCTCCCCCACTTCGGTAGCCTTCACCACTGGCGAATGATCTTTGCTATTGAGggtatcatcaccatcggtCTTAGTCTCATTGCTTTCGTCACACTCACCGACCGACCCGAGACTGCTCGATGGCTCACccaggaggagaaggatctcTGCATCGCCCGTGTCAAGTCTGAGCGTCTTGCTCAAACCGAGGTCATCGACGGTATCGACCGAGTCAAGCTCTGGCGTGGTATCTCCAACCCCGTCACTCTTCAGAtcgccttcatcttcctcttcaacaacatcactgTCCAGGGTCTTGCTTTCTTCCTCCCCACTATCGTCGGAGCCATCTACCCCGAGTACAGCACCGTCCAGAAGCAGCTTCACAGTGTCCCTCCCTACGCCGTCGGAGCCGTCTTTGCTGTTGCCTTCCCTGCTCTGAGTTGGTATCTCGACAGACGAcagatcttcatcatcctgtCCGCCCCCACCGTCATTATCGGATACGCCATGTTCTTGGCCTCTGAGACTCCTAGCGTTCGATATGGTGCTTGTTTCCTGATTGCCAGTACCTGTATGGTTCTTGGTACCATGACCAACGCCCACATCAGCGCCAACGTCGTCAGTGACACCGCACGAAGCAGTGCCATCGGCATGAAC GTCATGTTTGGCAACATCGGTGGTCTCATCGCAACTTGGTCCTACCTCGTCAAGGACGCCCCCAACTTCCCCATCGGCAATGGCCTCAACTGTGCCACTGGTAGcatgatcttcatcctcagcatTTCCGGCTACTTCTGGATGAAGTGGGACAACAACCGAcgcgacaagaagaacgtcGAGCAGGAGCTTGCAGGCCTCTCACCCGAGGAGATTGCCAACTTGGACTGGAAGCACCCTGGCCACAGGTGGCGATTCTAA
- a CDS encoding related to mannosylphosphorylation protein MNN4 has product MRSVKSLLLWSLASFSSTTAALAFPPLFHETRDAEASSSIAKRADEKTPKYFVEAGRNIELGHYDNRYFESKVSYEEHRLVLRDLIRSYLFHMNSYGVETWIAHGTLLGWWWNGQIMPWDYDLDVQVSNNTLQWIGDNLNRTEHSWNYTETASGKFISKRYLLDINPHHVDIDRSDGRNIIDGRWIDMQNGMYVDITGLREREVDRPGVWSCKNKHRYKSQDLWPMRITEFEGVKARVPFNFNKILVDEYDTKSLVTESWAGHRWDHDNKIWIKETEEEAKQRQLDAVDRHLAEAAANPQTDESQEAGAA; this is encoded by the exons ATGCGTTCAGTAAAGTCGCTGCTCCTCTGGAGCCTcgcttccttctcttcaacaaccgCCGCTCTCGCATTTCCCCCACTATTCCACGAAACTCGGGACGCTGAAGCTTCGTCTTCGATTGCCAAACGTGCAGATGAAAAGACACCGAAATACTTCGTCGAAGCCGGTCGAAATATCGAGCTTGGTCATTATGACAACCGTTATTTCGAATCGAAGGTTTCGTATGAAGAACACCGTCTCGTCCTCCGAGATCTAATTCGAAGCTATTTGTTCCATATGAATAGTTACGGCGTGGAAACATGGATTGCTCATGGAACCCTTCTTGGTTGGTGGTGGAACGGGCAGATCATGCCTTGGGACTACGATCTTGACGTTCAAGTGTCAAACAATACCCTTCAATGGATCGGGGACAACCTCAATCGTACTGAGCATAGTTGGAACTATACAGAAACTGCCTCGGGGAAATTTATCTCGAAGAGATACCTCCTAGATATCAACCCCCACCACGTTGATATCGACCGCTCAGACGGAAGAAATATTATCGATGGCCGTTGGATTGACATGCAGAATGGCATGTACGTTGATATTACTGGCCTCCGTGAGCGCGAGGTAGACCGCCCAGGTGTCTGGAGCTGCAAAAACAAGCATCGGTATAAGAGCCAGGACTTGTGGCCTATGCGTATCACCGAGTTCGAGGGCGTCAAAGCTCGCGTTCCATTCAACTTCAATAAGATCTTGGTTGACGAGTATGATACAAAGAGTTTAGTCACCGAGAGTTGGGCAGG ACACCGTTGGGATCATGACAACAAGATTTGGATCAAAGAGACCGAAGAGGAAGCGAAGCAGCGACAACTCGACGCCGTTGATCGCCATTTGGCCGAAGCAGCCGCAAATCCACAGACTGATGAGTCGCAGGAAGCCGGGGCGGCCTAA
- a CDS encoding hpms2-like DNA mismatch repair protein, whose translation MIIRQLPQDVVDKIKSSVNITSLNGVVCGLITNSLDAGASKINISIDYSRGNCTVEDNGSGIPPEEFKDGGGLGKLHHTSKFPSRSSVHGKHGNFLASLATFSLLAITSHHQRHISHNSISFHNSRILARHLPSLPESRLVNFDHGTRTTVRDLFGNMPVRVKQRVTFAERSALDKEWSRLVRAVVALLLAWPFGVSVSLKNTGTQRELRFRSSDKADIMSRTSRLLTQAGLADSDDADTWVPISASCGPISVKGAISTNPVATRRSQFISLGIQPVSNDFGTDVLYEEINKTFGNSSFGVIDGDEDHNGNSPKLEEFTGRDLKSRKGIERWPMFYLKISTTGSEGLGNPDRLDSQGQTLSAIIDLLKATCYGFLKKHHFRPQKVRLAPEESLFSTARTLGRSKKPKKQPASSSNSSRASSATPVSRSGSLGARADSPFEGWHRVKVGRATPLSATSKAADVRTKMRDESSLGRLVGEGGKLLRKPFDEPFPEPEDEKTGSSANSGVMLDACTIDDTTGGSDTSSSVTCQGAQKRDKHPSKWLQSVISSWENPIFHPAEALVPCIDGSAQDQLHTCGHGGVHVGFETGSMSLSGRISRHALAHATVIEQVDRKFILVKLPLERAVSGTLAHEKQSSALVMLDQHAVDERCQIEDLMASYFTHDPLTNQTSPVIENLDRPVIFEVSKEEWFLLEQYRDYFAAWGITYQTPISSQNKIIVTGLPPSIIERCRLEPRLLIELLRTEVWRSVDSSVPLVRPPTTTTTPDKPLISRFNGCPRGILELLHSRACRSAIMFNDVLSVNQCEDLIDRLSRCAFPFQCAHGRPSMAPLIDLGNGGKFGGWQESKRQKAVSWKSWLES comes from the exons ATGATCATCAGGCAACTCCCTCAGGATGTTGTCGACAAGATTAAATCATCGGTCAATATTACTTCTCTCAACGGCGTTGTCTGCGGTCTTATTACAAACTCCTTAGACGCTGGCGcctccaagatcaacatctCGATCGACTACAGCAGGGGAAATTGTACCGTTGAAGATAACGGGTCCGGAATCCCACCCGAAGAATTTAAAGATGGCGGGGGTCTCGGGAAGCTCCACC ATACATCCAAGTTCCCTTCCAGGTCTTCTGTTCATGGGAAGCATGGTAATTTCTTAGCATCCCTTGCTACCTTTTCCCTTCTGGCCATTACatctcaccaccaaaggcaTATCTCACACAATTCTATCTCATTTCACAATTCTCGAATACTGGCTAGACATTTGCCTTCGCTCCCTGAATCACGGCTTGTCAACTTTGATCATGGCACTCGCACGACTGTTCGAGATCTCTTTGGCAATATGCCAGTAAGGGTCAAGCAGAGAGTTACGTTTGCTGAAAGGTCTGCTCTTGACAAGGAATGGTCGAGGTTGGTTCGAGCCGTCGTGGCCCTGCTCCTTGCTTGGCCATTCGGTGTATCCGTTTCGCTCAAGAACACAGGAACCCAGCGTGAATTGCGGTTTCGGTCATCAGACAAAGCAGACATCATGTCTAGAACCTCTCGACTTCTCACACAAGCTGGCCTTGCCGATTCAGACGACGCAGATACCTGGGTGCCCATATCAGCATCATGTGGGCCGATTTCCGTCAAAGGCGCTATCTCCACGAATCCCGTTGCAACAAGGCGCTCTCAGTTTATCAGCCTTGGAATTCAGCCTGTCAGCAACGACTTTGGCACGGATGTTCTTTATGAAGAAATCAACAAGACATTTGGAAACTCTAGCTTTGGTGTGATTGACGGTGACGAAGACCACAACGGTAACTCGCCGAAGCTGGAAGAGTTTACAGGAAGAGATTTAAAGAGTAGGAAAGGCATCGAGAGATGGCCCATGTTCTATCTCAAAATCAGCACTACAGGGTCGGAGGGCCTCGGCAACCCCGATCGACTTGACAGTCAAGGCCAGACGCTATCTGCAATCATTGATCTTTTGAAGGCGACTTGTTACGGATTTCTCAAAAAGCATCATTTTCGTCCACAAAAAGTTCGATTAGCCCCCGAGGAATCGTTattctcaacagcaagaaCGTTGGGCCGGTCGAAAAAGCCTAAGAAGCAAccagcctcatcatcaaataGCTCGAGAGCTAGTTCCGCCACTCCTGTCTCCAGATCTGGTTCACTTGGAGCACGAGCAGACAGCCCCTTTGAGGGTTGGCACCGGGTCAAAGTTGGGAGAGCTACGCCACTCAGCGCCACCTCAAAAGCTGCGGATGTTCGTACAAAGATGCGAGACGAGTCGTCGCTGGGTCGTCTTGTTGGTGAGGGCGGGAAACTGTTGCGCAAGCCGTTTGATGAACCATTCCCTGaaccagaagatgagaaaacAGGCTCCTCTGCAAACAGTGGTGTGATGTTGGACGCATGTACTATTGATGACACAACAGGTGGTAGTGACACAAGCAGCAGTGTGACCTGTCAAGGTGCACAGAAGCGAGACAAGCATCCTAGCAAATGGCTCCAGAGTGTCATCAGCTCATGGGAGAATCCCATTTTTCACCCTGCAGAAGCATTGGTGCCGTGTATCGATGGCTCAGCACAAGATCAACTGCATACGTGTGGACATGGGGGCGTTCATGTTGGCTTCGAAACAGGCTCCATGAGCCTCAGTGGGCGAATCTCACGTCACGCGCTTGCTCACGCTACTGTGATAGAACAGGTCGACCGTAAATTCATACTCGTGAAACTTCCCCTTGAGCGTGCAGTATCTGGGACCTTGGCGCACGAGAAGCAGAGTTCTGCGTTGGTCATGCTGGATCAACACGCAGTCGATGAGCGATGTCAAATTGAGGACCTCATGGCGAGCTATTTCACCCACGACCCCTTGACAAACCAAACTTCACCAGTCATAGAAAATCTCGACCGACCCGTAATCTTCGAAGTCtcaaaagaagaatggtTTCTTCTAGAACAATATCGCGATTACTTTGCTGCTTGGGGCATCACATACCAAACACCCATCTCCTCACAAAACAAAATCATAGTTACGGGTCTCCCTCCAAGCATCATCGAACGGTGCAGATTGGAACCCCGACTTCTCATCGAACTGTTACGAACAGAAGTTTGGCGAAGCGTGGATAGTAGTGTTCCACTTGTGCGACCaccaaccacaaccacaacccCTGACAAGCCGTTGATATCACGTTTCAACGGATGTCCAAGGGGTATTCTGGAATTGCTACACTCCAGAGCTTGTCGAA GTGCAATCATGTTCAACGATGTTTTGTCAGTGAATCAATGTGAGGATCTCATCGATCGCCTGTCGCGTTGTGCATTTCCCTTTCAGTGCGCGCATGGTCGGCCCAGTATGGCGCCCTTGATTGATCTTGGAAACGGGGGCAAGTTTGGCGGTTGGCAAGAATCAAAACGACAGAAGGCGGTTTCATGGAAGAGCTGGCTAGAGTCCTGA
- a CDS encoding related to vacuolar protein sorting PEP5 protein, which translates to MAISWKSFEFFDVVQINIADDETRQLFEGNEISSVCAGSDSLFLGSFEGYVSIINKSWKIVKRFQAYEAGSITHMRQVEGTSLLLTVAEDMSSEPVLKVWALDKLVKKTNTPTCLSTVMINNNRRQFPISAFTATNDLTQIAVGFTNGAVTVIRGELVHDLGTKQRIVFESEEPITGVELAWDAAQKLTTLFVSTTSRILKLGLSKKGHGLPPKTIEDAGCAVGCMTRDPNTDGVIVARDDAIYTYTLDGRGPPKAYESPKSKIDVYNEYVALACPPASSTAKDSEAMRRRFGNTTTNSLFNASSFVLLDMDLRVIGHTETLMSPVGHFVDIWGDFFTVLQDGKVYRYHEKSLQQRLEMLYQRNMFPLAIELAQKSGMDNEQQSLIYRRFGDHLYQKADYDGAMVQYIRAIDTTEPSQVIRKYLDTQRIHNLIQYLEQLHEHRKATADHTTLLLNCYAKLKDINKLEKFIKSPGDLKFDLDTAIAMCRQGGYYEQAAYLAKKHGETDLVVDILIEDSKNYVEALDYVWRQDPDIAYPCLQKYARVLIENCPQDATKLFVDYYTGNYRPRRTLTVQNEIDTPASGGFAAGAASAVQNLSNLLPLPYMNTSSVASPGTVGNTRAVVSDGNIIVDNDDIPAPKYTPPPPRTAFSSFIDHPDEFIVFLEACLEEKELKSSDRTDLYTTLFEMYLYKASEKKGQDHKEDWEAKAKKLIQGDHVPMESSNVLLLSHLANFQDGTILVKEQAGLRFDIFRSYTSAKDTRGAMKALRKYGPEEPQLYPAALAYLTSDQRVLEEAGPDELANVLNKIDKDGLMAPLQVIQTLVGQSSGGGVATMGMIKPYLHETITRERKEIATNRNRINNLRGDTEKRRVELADLGSKPAVFQATWCSDCSQRLDLPAVHFLCKHSFHQRCVRNGGNDDDAECPKCAPENDMIRKMREGQKERAGKHDLFKMDLENSEDRFSTLAEWFSGGVMDGQSAE; encoded by the exons ATGGCCATCTCA TGGAAGTCGTTTGAATTCTTCGACGTCGTCCAGATAAACATCGCCGACGACGAAACCCGACAGCTCTTCGAGGGCAACGAGATCTCGAGCGTTTGCGCAGGCTCTGacagcctcttccttggATCTTTCGAAGGATACGTCAGCATAATAAACAAGTCATGGAAGATTGTCAAGCGCTTCCAGGCTTACGAGGCCGGGAGCATCACGCATATGCGCCAGGTCGAAGGGACAAGTCTCTTGTTGACAGTTGCG GAGGACATGAGCAGTGAGCCTGTTCTGAAGGTGTGGGCGCTCGACAAGCTTGTTAAGAAGACCAACACACCGACATGCCTAAGCACGGTCATGATCAACAATAACCGACGGCAATTTCCC ATATCTGCGTTTACGGCTACGAACGATCTTACACAAATCGCTGTTGGATTCACTAACGGCGCAGTTACCGTAATTCGAGGTGAATTGGTCCACGATCTCGGTACGAAGCAACGAATCGTTTTCGAATCAGAAGAGCCTATCACCGGTGTTGAACTCGCATGGGATGCGGCACAAAAGCTCACCACTCTGTTCGTTTCTACGACCTCGCGAATATTGAAGCTCGGTTTATCCAAAAAGGGTCATGGATTGCCGCCCAAGACCATCGAAGATGCCGGATGTGCAGTGGGTTGCATGACGCGTGACCCAAATACGGACGGCGTCATTGTTGCGCGCGACGATGCTATCTACACATACACACTGGACGGTCGAGGGCCGCCCAAGGCGTACGAATCACCAAAGAGCAAGATTGATGTCTACAATGAATATGTTGCGCTTGCGTGTCCGCCAGCAAGCAGCACTGCGAAAGATTCTGAGGCAATGAGGCGACGTTTTGGTAATACTACTACTAATTCACTATTCAATGCGTCATCTTTTGTGTTGCTGGATATGGATCTTCGGGTCATCGGCCACACAGAGACTTTGATGTCGCCTGTGGGACACTTTGTTGACATCTGGGGTGATTTCTTCACGGTCCTCCAAGATGGCAAG GTTTACCGATATCATGAGAAAAGCCTGCAGCAACGATTGGAGATGCTGTATCAGAGGAACATGTTTCCTCTGGCTATCGAGCTGGCGCAAAAGTCTGGAATGGATAATGAGCAGCAAAGCCTTATTTACCGCCGCTTTGGCGATCACCTGTATCAGAAAGCTGACTATGACGGCGCCATGGTTCAGTATATTCGAGCCATTGATACAACTGAGCCATCACAAGTCATCCGCAAG TACCTTGATACGCAACGCATTCACAACCTAATTCAATATCTTGAACAACTTCATGAACATCGAAAAGCGACTGCGGACCACACAACCCTGCTGCTCAACTGTTACGCAAAGCTTAAAgacatcaacaagcttgaaAAGTTCATCAAGTCTCCTGGCGACCTCAAATTTGATCTTGATACAGCAATTGCCATGTGTCGTCAAGGCGGATACTACGAGCAGGCTGCATATCTTGCTAAAAAGCACGGCGAGACCGATCTTGTGGTGGATATCTTGATAGAGGACTCCAAGAACTATGTCGAAGCGCTCGACTATGTTTGGCGTCAAGATCCTGATATC GCATACCCTTGTCTACAGAAATACGCCCGAGTGCTCATAGAGAATTGTCCTCAAGATGCTACCAAGCTATTCGTGGACTATTATACAGGAAATTATCGACCTCGGCGCACTTTGACGGTACAAAACGAGATTGATACACCCGCCAGTGGTGGCTTTGCGGCTGGGGCGGCCAGCGCTGTTCAGAATTTGTCCAACCTGCTGCCCTTACCTTATATGAATACATCTTCCGTCGCATCTCCTGGCACAGTCGGAAACACAAGGGCTGTGGTTAGTGATGGGAACATTATCGTGGACAACGACGATATACCTGCACCAAAGTATacccctcctccaccaagaACCGCATTCTCATCGTTCATCGACCACCCCGATGAGTTTATTGTCTTCCTCGAAGCGTGTCTCGAAGAAAAGGAGCTCAAGTCGAGTGACCGGACAGATCTTTACACCACTCTCTTTGAGATGTACTTGTACAAGGCaagcgagaagaagggacAGGATCATAAAGAGGATTGGGAGGccaaggcgaagaagctcatccaGGGTGATCATGTGCCTATGGAAAGCTCGAATGTTCTACTTCTCTCGCATCTTGCAAATTTCCAAGACGGAACTATCCTTGTCAAGGAACAGGCAGGACTGCGTTTTGACATTTTCAGATCTTACACATCAGCTAAGGACACACGAGGCGCCATGAAGGCCCTCAGAAAGTACGGCCCTGAGGAGCCACAGTTGTATCCAGCTGCGCTGGCATATCTCACTTCTGACCAAAGGGTACTGGAGGAAGCCGGCCCTGACGAGTTGGCCAACGTGCTAAACAAGATCGACAAAGATGGGCTCATGGCTCCTTTGCAGGTCATTCAAACACTTGTTGGTCAATCTTCAGGCGGTGGCGTAGCTACCATGGGCATGATCAAACCATACCTTCACGAGACAATCACAAGAGAGCGCAAAGAAATTGCTACCAACCGCAACCGCATCAACAATCTCCGAGGCGATACAGAAAAGCGCCGCGTGGAGCTTGCAGACCTAGGCTCCAAACCCGCCGTTTTCCAAGCAACTTGGTGTTCAGACTGCAGCCAGCGCCTTGACCTACCAGCCGTCCACTTCCTCTGCAAACACAGTTTCCACCAACGCTGTGTTCGAAACGGCGGCAACGACGATGATGCGGAGTGTCCCAAATGTGCACCGGAGAATGACATGATCCGCAAGATGCGCGAGGGTCAGAAGGAACGGGCTGGCAAGCATGACCTGTTCAAGATGGATCTGGAGAACAGCGAGGATCGGTTTAGTACGTTGGCCGAGTGGTTCTCTGGAGGTGTTATGGATGGGCAGAGTGCGGAGTAA